The genomic segment GCGTCGAACAGCTCCTCCGGCTGAAACTTCAGCATGTTGCTCTCGATCGTCTCGGCCTCCAGCTTCAGACGCCCGAGATTTTCGCGAAGCCGTTTCAGGCGATTGCCAGACTGATCGAGCGCCGTGACCTGCGCGCCGCTCAAAATCAGCTGTGCCGTCTTGCCGCCGGGAGCCGCACAGGCGTCCACCACACGTTTTCCCGTCAAATCACCCATGAGTCGGACAGGCATGCTGGCGGAGAAGTCCTGGACCCACCACTCGCCCTCATCAAACCCTTCCAGTCCCGAAACCGAGCCTTCGAATGAGCCGAGCCGGACACTGCCATTGGGCATAACCGTGCCAGCGAGCTTCTCGGCCCAATGTTCGGGATTGGACTTTACGGTGATATCGATGACGGATGGTATAAGCTGCGCTTGCGCCATACGTTCGGCAGCATCCGCGCCATAGACTTTCGACAGACGTCTATAAAACCATTCAGGCAAGACGGGTATCGCACTAACAGCCTGTAGAACCTCGTCTTTTTCGCGCCCCAACCGCCGCAGGACGGCATTGACCAGCTTTACGAAACGTCTGTTGCGTGGATCGCGATGCGCTTGCTCGACAGCAAGATCGACAGCCGAGTGATCTGGCACATCCAGATACAACATCTGCGTCGCACCCACGACCAGAACATGATGGAGCGAGCGGGCGCCTTGCGGAAGCGGTCCATCCAGCAACATGCCAAGCGCTGCATCGATACGCGGCAAGTGGCGTAGCGCTGTATTGACGATGGCACGCACCAAGGCTCGGTCTGCAACATTGAGAGCCCGGTAGGTAGGGTTGCCGTTTTCGGCGTCCATCATGCCATCGAGGGATGTCTTCTTTTCGAGAACAGCGGACAAAATCTTGACCGCCGCCATCCGCGAGCCGAGCCCGGGCTTCCAGGCGTCACCCGACGTGGATGCTTCATCGTTTCCACCAGACGGCTTACGTTTGAAATGTTTTACCGGTTTGGCGGAAGAATTCGATGTCAAGACCAAGGCCCTTTGCGCTCATTATTATCGCTTCGACCCGAACCCGTGTTGGGAACGGAACGTGATTTGCGGACCGGCTTAGCACTTGTGGACTGGTAGGTCGATGGCTGCGCAAACTCACCGGACATAGCATGCAGTGCCGCGATGCGATTATCCGTGTTGGGGTGCGTGGAAAACAGATTGTCCATTCGTTCGCCAGAGAGCGGATTGATGATGAACATATGTGCCGTAGCAGGGTTGCGCTCCGCATCATCATTATGAATTTGGCGAGCAGCACCGGAAATCTTCTGCAACGCGGACGCCAGCCAGATCGGGTTACCGCAAATTTCCGCACCACGTCTGTCGGCAGAATATTCACGTGTTCGGCTGATCGCCATCTGCACCAGCATGGCGGCGAAAGGCGCGACAATCATGGCGAACAGAACGCCGATGAAGCCCAGAGGATTGTTGTTTTCGCGGTTGCCTCCCATGAACAGCGCGAAGTTGCCGAGCATAGAGATGGCACCGGCCAAGGTCGCCGTGATGGTCATCGTCAACGTGTCACGGTTTTGAATATGGGCGAGCTCATGCGCCATGACGCCAGCGACCTCCTCGGGCGTCAACTGCTCCATCAATCCGGTGGAGGCGGCCACTGCGGCATTCTGTGGATTGCGACCCGTGGCAAAGGCGTTTGGCTGCGCACTGTCGTACACATAAACTTTTGGCATCGGCAAACCAGCATTGTGAGCCAGATCGCGAATCATAGCAAAGAACTCCGGTGCATTGCGCTCATCCACTTCTTGCGCGTGATAGGCCTTCAGCACCATCTTGTCGGAATTCCAGTAGGAAAACAGGTTCATGCCTGCGGCAACAACGAGCGCGATCATCATGCCGCCGCGACCGCCGAGCATAAAACCGATGCCCATGAACAAAGCGGTCATGAACGCCAACAACATGGCCGTACGCATCATGTTCATCCGATAATCTCCGTAATTGAGTGGAATGGCTTACCAAGCCATCTCGACTTCTATAATCTGGTTACGAAGAAACGCTTTTCAATATCCTGTCATAAGGCCTTGGAACAATGGAAAACGCAGACAACGACAATAGTGGTGAAAACCGCAAGCCGATTTCGCCAGCCGCAGCACGCGCGCTGAAGGAAGCCGAAGAACGCCGCAAGCATGCGGAAGCACTGGAGCTGCCACCGGAAACGGGCGGACGGGGAGGGGTCGAACCCGTCCGATTCGGCGATTACGAAATCAAAGGCCGAGCCATCGATTTTTGATCGACGCCAGTCCTTAAAAATTTCTTATTTAAAAACAATACCTTAAATTACTTCTGCTCTAGCAAACGGCACACGGCTTCCAACTGTTCCAATGAACGGTAGTTGATGCGAATATGACCGCCATTGCCCTTATGGGCGATTTTGACGTCGAGACCGAGTGCATCGGTCAATGTCCGCTCCAAAGCGATAGTGTCGGAATCTTTTTCATTTTCCGGCTTGCGGGAATGACCAGGATCAAGCTGGGCCTTGATATCAGCCTGAGCCATACGCTCGGCATCACGGACAGACAGGCCACGAGATACGATGGCGCGGGCGAAATGAAGTGGATCCGACGTCGTGACAAGCGCGCGCGCGTGGCCAGCCGATAGAGTACCCTCGGCAAGCATATC from the Agrobacterium vaccinii genome contains:
- a CDS encoding RsmB/NOP family class I SAM-dependent RNA methyltransferase — translated: MTSNSSAKPVKHFKRKPSGGNDEASTSGDAWKPGLGSRMAAVKILSAVLEKKTSLDGMMDAENGNPTYRALNVADRALVRAIVNTALRHLPRIDAALGMLLDGPLPQGARSLHHVLVVGATQMLYLDVPDHSAVDLAVEQAHRDPRNRRFVKLVNAVLRRLGREKDEVLQAVSAIPVLPEWFYRRLSKVYGADAAERMAQAQLIPSVIDITVKSNPEHWAEKLAGTVMPNGSVRLGSFEGSVSGLEGFDEGEWWVQDFSASMPVRLMGDLTGKRVVDACAAPGGKTAQLILSGAQVTALDQSGNRLKRLRENLGRLKLEAETIESNMLKFQPEELFDAVLLDAPCSSTGTLRKHPDVCWTKDERDIAKLAGLQEQMLRHASTFVKPGGIVVFSNCSLDPSEGEEMVAKVLASSADLERVPVSAQDFPGMEHAVNADGDLRTTPDMFGGVDGFYAAVLRKR
- the htpX gene encoding zinc metalloprotease HtpX produces the protein MNMMRTAMLLAFMTALFMGIGFMLGGRGGMMIALVVAAGMNLFSYWNSDKMVLKAYHAQEVDERNAPEFFAMIRDLAHNAGLPMPKVYVYDSAQPNAFATGRNPQNAAVAASTGLMEQLTPEEVAGVMAHELAHIQNRDTLTMTITATLAGAISMLGNFALFMGGNRENNNPLGFIGVLFAMIVAPFAAMLVQMAISRTREYSADRRGAEICGNPIWLASALQKISGAARQIHNDDAERNPATAHMFIINPLSGERMDNLFSTHPNTDNRIAALHAMSGEFAQPSTYQSTSAKPVRKSRSVPNTGSGRSDNNERKGPWS
- a CDS encoding DUF1674 domain-containing protein, with translation MENADNDNSGENRKPISPAAARALKEAEERRKHAEALELPPETGGRGGVEPVRFGDYEIKGRAIDF